The proteins below are encoded in one region of Antennarius striatus isolate MH-2024 chromosome 7, ASM4005453v1, whole genome shotgun sequence:
- the cyldl gene encoding ubiquitin carboxyl-terminal hydrolase CYLD isoform X2 — MTSSHNVYFIVTRKPEGSAHIAAGHIGYASKYQYEQTAPSRPPRKVLLHLMGSASSIERIDRSHLEELEAEEAELLMALPDTAERLRYFREKEALRAAQGVAVGTDVVVMVDEGGEKLRGVVRSIGRRTAATYLSPLTGTFFEVELQGEDKGKSEASHRYESLASCPDGSRLFVPFSKLRLADPGGSDPEPQRPSPEPEELAPGDRVTYFVSDTYRHGMVVDVQERGGQTMVRISTDEDENGKTGGEVEVPLDCVAKGEVPPGPEGVDAPTEMKTDAPHADLTLNSLVEVTLASGNSFGIIRWIGTFPDRQEVLAGLELEEEVGVTDGCFRNQRLFSCPPRRGLLIRLNACRPDSRFQSPSANQTERKQEDAESKPDLSPTHLETVPPISSEQVNQILIGRMKGIQGHHNSCYMDAALFSLFSCSSVLDSMLFKSTRPRDAPIQETLLHDIVNPLRRRGFVEGRSVMKLRQQLQKHGYSHSFTTDEKDPEEFLSVIMHHILALDPLLKISAGGEVQQSYCYQIFLDQNHSLVLPTVQQLLEHSFHSAGLKLAEVPSCLILQMPRFGKKFKMFEKIIPSLELDVTDLLSEVPQQCVLCGRPAQEECAECFTDPLFSQTGFKVFCETCSSQVHSHPQRRSHQRAPLEVPEGYQGWGGPHTPTRDKLELFAVLCIETSHYVSFIKHGPDAHDWLFFDSMADRQGGSDGFNIPEVHACPEVGRYLGMSPAELASQVPRGMKGVAKRLFCDAYMYLYQSSSMNLYC; from the exons ATGACGTCATCACACAACGTCTACTTCATCGTAACGAGGAAACCTGAAGGCTCCGCCCACATCGCCGCCGGCCACATTGGCTACGCCAGTAAATACCAGTATGAGCAGACGGCGCCCTCCAGACCTCCCAGGAAGGTGCTCCTCCACCTCATGGGCTCGGCTTCGTCGATCGAGCGGATCGATCGGAGtcacctggaggagctggaggcggaggaggcggagctgctGATGGCGCTGCCGGACACCGCCGAGAGGCTGAGGTATTTCAGGGAGAAGGAGGCTCTCCGAGCGGCTCAAGGCGTCGCCGTGGGAACCGACGTGGTAGTGATGGTGGATGAAGGCGGAGAGAAGCTGAGGGGCGTGGTTCGCTCCATTGGGAGGAGGACGGCGGCGACGTACTTGTCCCCGCTGACGGGGACGTTCTTTGAGGTTGAACTACAG GGGGAAGACAAGGGGAAGTCGGAGGCGTCCCACCGGTACGAATCCCTCGCTTCCTGTCCCGATGGCAGCAGGTTGTTTGTTCCGTTCTCCAAACTGAGGCTGGCGGACCCTGGTGGGTCCGACCCGGAGCCGCAGCGGCCCTCGCCAGAACCCGAGGAGCTGGCGCCCGGCGACAGGGTGACCTACTTCGTCAGCGATACGTATCGCCACGGGATGGTGGTGGACGTGCAGGAACGCGGCGGGCAGACGATGGTTCGCATCTCCACG GATGAAGACGAGAACGGGAAGACGGGAGGGGAGGTGGAAGTTCCTCTGGACTGCGTCGCTAAAGGGGAGGTGCCTCCAG GGCCTGAGGGCGTGGACGCCCCCACGGAGATGAAAACTGACGCCCCACACGCCGACCTGACCCTCAACTCGCTGGTGGAGGTGACTCTGGCTTCCGGGAATTCCTTCGGCATCATCCGCTGGATCGGGACGTTCCCCGACCGACAGGAAGTCCTGGCCGGACTGGAGCTG gaagaggaagtaggAGTGACAGACGGTTGCTTCAGGAACCAGCGTCTGTTCAGCTGCCCCCCCAGGAGAGGCCTGCTGATCCGGCTGAACGCCTGCCGACCAGACTCCAGGTTCCAGAGCCCGTCGGCCAATCAGACggagaggaagcaggaagatgCAG agAGCAAGCCGGACCTCAGCCCCACCCATCTGGAGACGGTTCCCCCAATCAGCTCAGAGCAGGTGAACCAGATTCTGATTGGACGGATGAAGGGCATCCAAGGTCACCACAACTCGTGCTACATGGACGCCGCCCTCTTCAG TTTGTTCTCCTGCTCGTCCGTCTTGGACTCCATGCTGTTCAAATCCACCCGCCCCCGGGACGCCCCCATTCAAGAGACGCTGCTCCATGACATCGTCAACCCTCTGCGCAG GAGGGGCTTCGTGGAGGGCCGGTCCGTCATGAAGCTCCggcagcagctgcagaaacACGGATACAGCCACTCGTTCACCACGGACGAGAAAG ATCCAGAGGAGTTCCTCAGCGTCATCATGCACCACATCCTGGCCCTGGATCCTCTGCTGAAGAT CTCGGCCGGCGGCGAGGTGCAGCAGAGCTACTGCTACCAGATCTTCCTGGACCAGAACCACAGCCTGGTCCTACCGACcgtccagcagctgctggagcaTTCCTTCCACAGCGCAGGACTCAAGCTGGCTGAG GTGCCGTCCTGCCTCATCCTTCAGATGCCGCGCTTTGGGAAGAAGTTCAAGATGTTCGAGAAGATCATCCCGTCACTGGAGCTGGACGTCACCGACCTCCTGTCTGAAG TTCCTCAGCAGTGCGTGCTGTGTGGACGCCCGGCACAGGAGGAGTGCGCCGAATGCTTCACCGATCCGCTGTTCAGCCAGACGGGATTCAAAGTGTTCTGTGAGACCTGCTCCTCTCAG GTGCACAGTCATCCTCAGCGCCGGTCCCACCAGAGGGCGCCGCTGGAGGTCCCTGAGGGCTACCAGGGCTGGGGGGGCCCTCACACCCCCACCAGAGACAAGCTGGAGCTGTTCGCCGTGCTCTGCATTGAGACCAGCCACTACGTGTCCTTCATCAAGCACGGCCCCGACGCCCACGACTGGCTCTTCTTCGACAGCATGGCAGACAGGCAGG GTGGGAGCGACGGCTTCAACATCCCGGAGGTACACGCCTGCCCCGAGGTGGGGCGGTATCTCGGCATGTCCCCGGCGGAGCTGGCCAGTCAGGTGCCTCGAGGCATGAAGGGCGTGGCCAAACGCCTGTTCTGCGACGCCTACATGTACCTGTACCAGAGCAGCAGCATGAACCTCTACTGCTGA
- the cyldl gene encoding ubiquitin carboxyl-terminal hydrolase CYLD isoform X1, whose product MTSSHNVYFIVTRKPEGSAHIAAGHIGYASKYQYEQTAPSRPPRKVLLHLMGSASSIERIDRSHLEELEAEEAELLMALPDTAERLRYFREKEALRAAQGVAVGTDVVVMVDEGGEKLRGVVRSIGRRTAATYLSPLTGTFFEVELQGEDKGKSEASHRYESLASCPDGSRLFVPFSKLRLADPGGSDPEPQRPSPEPEELAPGDRVTYFVSDTYRHGMVVDVQERGGQTMVRISTDEDENGKTGGEVEVPLDCVAKGEVPPGPEGVDAPTEMKTDAPHADLTLNSLVEVTLASGNSFGIIRWIGTFPDRQEVLAGLELEEEVGVTDGCFRNQRLFSCPPRRGLLIRLNACRPDSRFQSPSANQTERKQEDAESKPDLSPTHLETVPPISSEQVNQILIGRMKGIQGHHNSCYMDAALFSLFSCSSVLDSMLFKSTRPRDAPIQETLLHDIVNPLRRRGFVEGRSVMKLRQQLQKHGYSHSFTTDEKDPEEFLSVIMHHILALDPLLKMWVPSHTHTHTRRRNHDESANCGSPTHANSSPPSSAGGEVQQSYCYQIFLDQNHSLVLPTVQQLLEHSFHSAGLKLAEVPSCLILQMPRFGKKFKMFEKIIPSLELDVTDLLSEVPQQCVLCGRPAQEECAECFTDPLFSQTGFKVFCETCSSQVHSHPQRRSHQRAPLEVPEGYQGWGGPHTPTRDKLELFAVLCIETSHYVSFIKHGPDAHDWLFFDSMADRQGGSDGFNIPEVHACPEVGRYLGMSPAELASQVPRGMKGVAKRLFCDAYMYLYQSSSMNLYC is encoded by the exons ATGACGTCATCACACAACGTCTACTTCATCGTAACGAGGAAACCTGAAGGCTCCGCCCACATCGCCGCCGGCCACATTGGCTACGCCAGTAAATACCAGTATGAGCAGACGGCGCCCTCCAGACCTCCCAGGAAGGTGCTCCTCCACCTCATGGGCTCGGCTTCGTCGATCGAGCGGATCGATCGGAGtcacctggaggagctggaggcggaggaggcggagctgctGATGGCGCTGCCGGACACCGCCGAGAGGCTGAGGTATTTCAGGGAGAAGGAGGCTCTCCGAGCGGCTCAAGGCGTCGCCGTGGGAACCGACGTGGTAGTGATGGTGGATGAAGGCGGAGAGAAGCTGAGGGGCGTGGTTCGCTCCATTGGGAGGAGGACGGCGGCGACGTACTTGTCCCCGCTGACGGGGACGTTCTTTGAGGTTGAACTACAG GGGGAAGACAAGGGGAAGTCGGAGGCGTCCCACCGGTACGAATCCCTCGCTTCCTGTCCCGATGGCAGCAGGTTGTTTGTTCCGTTCTCCAAACTGAGGCTGGCGGACCCTGGTGGGTCCGACCCGGAGCCGCAGCGGCCCTCGCCAGAACCCGAGGAGCTGGCGCCCGGCGACAGGGTGACCTACTTCGTCAGCGATACGTATCGCCACGGGATGGTGGTGGACGTGCAGGAACGCGGCGGGCAGACGATGGTTCGCATCTCCACG GATGAAGACGAGAACGGGAAGACGGGAGGGGAGGTGGAAGTTCCTCTGGACTGCGTCGCTAAAGGGGAGGTGCCTCCAG GGCCTGAGGGCGTGGACGCCCCCACGGAGATGAAAACTGACGCCCCACACGCCGACCTGACCCTCAACTCGCTGGTGGAGGTGACTCTGGCTTCCGGGAATTCCTTCGGCATCATCCGCTGGATCGGGACGTTCCCCGACCGACAGGAAGTCCTGGCCGGACTGGAGCTG gaagaggaagtaggAGTGACAGACGGTTGCTTCAGGAACCAGCGTCTGTTCAGCTGCCCCCCCAGGAGAGGCCTGCTGATCCGGCTGAACGCCTGCCGACCAGACTCCAGGTTCCAGAGCCCGTCGGCCAATCAGACggagaggaagcaggaagatgCAG agAGCAAGCCGGACCTCAGCCCCACCCATCTGGAGACGGTTCCCCCAATCAGCTCAGAGCAGGTGAACCAGATTCTGATTGGACGGATGAAGGGCATCCAAGGTCACCACAACTCGTGCTACATGGACGCCGCCCTCTTCAG TTTGTTCTCCTGCTCGTCCGTCTTGGACTCCATGCTGTTCAAATCCACCCGCCCCCGGGACGCCCCCATTCAAGAGACGCTGCTCCATGACATCGTCAACCCTCTGCGCAG GAGGGGCTTCGTGGAGGGCCGGTCCGTCATGAAGCTCCggcagcagctgcagaaacACGGATACAGCCACTCGTTCACCACGGACGAGAAAG ATCCAGAGGAGTTCCTCAGCGTCATCATGCACCACATCCTGGCCCTGGATCCTCTGCTGAAGATGTGGgttccctcacacacacacacacacacgagacgACGTAACCATGACGAGTCAGCTAATTGTGGCAGCCCCACCCACGCTAACTCGTCCCCCCCCAGCTCGGCCGGCGGCGAGGTGCAGCAGAGCTACTGCTACCAGATCTTCCTGGACCAGAACCACAGCCTGGTCCTACCGACcgtccagcagctgctggagcaTTCCTTCCACAGCGCAGGACTCAAGCTGGCTGAG GTGCCGTCCTGCCTCATCCTTCAGATGCCGCGCTTTGGGAAGAAGTTCAAGATGTTCGAGAAGATCATCCCGTCACTGGAGCTGGACGTCACCGACCTCCTGTCTGAAG TTCCTCAGCAGTGCGTGCTGTGTGGACGCCCGGCACAGGAGGAGTGCGCCGAATGCTTCACCGATCCGCTGTTCAGCCAGACGGGATTCAAAGTGTTCTGTGAGACCTGCTCCTCTCAG GTGCACAGTCATCCTCAGCGCCGGTCCCACCAGAGGGCGCCGCTGGAGGTCCCTGAGGGCTACCAGGGCTGGGGGGGCCCTCACACCCCCACCAGAGACAAGCTGGAGCTGTTCGCCGTGCTCTGCATTGAGACCAGCCACTACGTGTCCTTCATCAAGCACGGCCCCGACGCCCACGACTGGCTCTTCTTCGACAGCATGGCAGACAGGCAGG GTGGGAGCGACGGCTTCAACATCCCGGAGGTACACGCCTGCCCCGAGGTGGGGCGGTATCTCGGCATGTCCCCGGCGGAGCTGGCCAGTCAGGTGCCTCGAGGCATGAAGGGCGTGGCCAAACGCCTGTTCTGCGACGCCTACATGTACCTGTACCAGAGCAGCAGCATGAACCTCTACTGCTGA